Proteins from one Orenia marismortui DSM 5156 genomic window:
- a CDS encoding DUF2061 domain-containing protein, whose protein sequence is MIKKLRLLKAVTWRITATTTTMLIVYFLTGELKLAGSAALVEIISKIAIYYLHEGIWERITLREGNDIEHEMEELAAN, encoded by the coding sequence ATGATTAAAAAATTACGATTGTTGAAGGCGGTTACTTGGAGAATAACTGCTACAACAACTACCATGCTAATTGTCTATTTCTTAACTGGAGAATTGAAGTTGGCTGGTTCTGCAGCTTTGGTCGAGATAATTTCTAAAATTGCTATCTACTATCTTCATGAAGGCATTTGGGAAAGAATAACTTTAAGAGAAGGTAATGATATTGAGCATGAAATGGAAGAATTAGCTGCTAACTAA
- the cysC gene encoding adenylyl-sulfate kinase — MEESNKNIVWHEGKVSYEDRCDNLDQEGLVVWFTGLSGAGKSTVAVEVEKELIKLGKAVYRLDGDNVRHGLNSDLGFTAEDRNENIRRIAEVAALFKDAGLITLASFISPYQEIRNFARQRAGEDNFIEVYVKADVDTCAERDPKGLYEKAKSGEIKNFTGISAPYEVPENSELIIDTTKLSVADSVKKVLGVIIND; from the coding sequence ATGGAGGAATCGAACAAAAATATAGTTTGGCATGAAGGAAAGGTAAGTTATGAAGATAGATGTGATAATTTAGATCAAGAGGGATTGGTTGTTTGGTTTACTGGACTTTCAGGAGCTGGCAAATCTACTGTTGCTGTAGAGGTTGAGAAAGAGTTAATTAAATTAGGTAAGGCTGTCTACCGTCTAGATGGCGATAATGTACGCCATGGCTTAAATTCCGATTTGGGATTTACTGCTGAGGATAGAAATGAGAATATTCGTCGAATTGCTGAAGTGGCAGCATTATTTAAGGATGCAGGATTGATTACATTGGCTTCTTTTATCTCTCCTTATCAAGAGATAAGAAATTTTGCTCGACAAAGAGCAGGAGAAGATAACTTTATTGAAGTTTATGTTAAGGCAGATGTAGATACTTGTGCTGAACGTGATCCTAAAGGATTATATGAGAAGGCTAAAAGTGGGGAAATTAAGAATTTCACTGGAATATCTGCTCCTTATGAAGTTCCAGAAAATTCAGAGTTGATTATAGATACTACTAAATTATCAGTGGCTGATTCAGTAAAGAAGGTATTGGGGGTAATTATAAATGATTAA
- a CDS encoding O-acetylhomoserine aminocarboxypropyltransferase/cysteine synthase family protein — protein sequence MNFETKLVNLKIKDQYGATNTPVYLSNSFAYEDAEELEKVFKNRALGYAYSRVSNPTIKALEDKLASLEGGKQSILAASGMAAISTATLTLLEAGDEFVATSSLFGGTYNLFKNYQKYGITPRFSQGVERDDIAKLITNKTKFVFLETLGNPKLDIPDIKGIAEVCEKNNIPLIVDSTMTTPALIKPLELGANIVIHSTSKYINGTANSIGGVIIDGGNFDWTIFANFSEYKRFGKLAFTVKARGETFKDFGPSSSPLTSLLNELGIPTLALRMEKHSNNALELANFLLEHPKVKEVNYPGLESNKYNERAKNLLKNDFGGMLTLRVASKDKAFKVINKLKYFYNLANIGDVKSLVIHPASTIYAKNTVKEREALGAYDDLIRVSVGIEDIEDLKADFAQALK from the coding sequence ATGAACTTTGAAACGAAGTTAGTAAATTTAAAAATAAAAGATCAATATGGAGCTACTAATACGCCAGTTTATTTAAGTAACTCCTTTGCTTATGAAGATGCAGAAGAACTGGAGAAAGTATTTAAGAATCGTGCTTTAGGATATGCCTATTCCAGGGTTAGTAATCCAACAATTAAAGCTCTAGAAGATAAATTAGCTAGTTTGGAAGGAGGAAAACAGTCTATACTTGCTGCTTCAGGGATGGCAGCTATTTCTACAGCTACATTAACATTATTAGAGGCAGGTGATGAGTTTGTAGCAACTAGTTCTTTATTTGGAGGAACTTATAATCTATTTAAAAATTATCAAAAGTATGGTATTACTCCTCGATTTAGTCAAGGGGTTGAACGAGATGATATTGCTAAGTTAATAACTAATAAAACTAAGTTTGTCTTTCTAGAGACATTAGGTAACCCTAAATTAGATATCCCAGATATTAAAGGTATAGCTGAAGTATGTGAGAAGAATAATATCCCACTAATTGTTGATAGTACAATGACAACTCCAGCTTTAATTAAGCCATTAGAATTGGGTGCAAATATTGTAATTCATTCTACTTCCAAGTATATCAATGGTACTGCTAATTCTATCGGAGGGGTAATTATAGATGGTGGAAATTTTGACTGGACTATTTTTGCTAACTTCTCTGAATATAAAAGATTTGGAAAGTTAGCTTTTACTGTTAAAGCAAGAGGAGAGACATTTAAAGATTTCGGACCTTCTTCATCTCCGCTAACTTCTTTGTTAAATGAGTTAGGGATTCCTACTTTGGCTTTAAGGATGGAAAAGCATTCTAATAATGCTTTGGAGTTGGCAAATTTTTTGTTAGAACATCCTAAGGTAAAAGAGGTTAATTATCCAGGTTTAGAGAGTAATAAATATAATGAGCGGGCTAAAAATCTATTAAAAAATGACTTTGGTGGAATGTTGACCTTAAGAGTGGCTAGTAAAGATAAGGCTTTTAAAGTCATAAATAAATTAAAATATTTCTATAATTTAGCTAATATTGGTGATGTTAAGTCACTGGTTATCCATCCCGCCTCTACAATCTATGCTAAAAATACAGTAAAAGAGAGAGAGGCATTAGGTGCTTATGATGATTTAATTAGAGTAAGCGTTGGAATTGAGGATATAGAAGATCTTAAAGCAGATTTTGCACAAGCACTTAAATAA
- a CDS encoding sulfurtransferase TusA family protein: protein MSNRPIFNISATVKEDTNNYPNLVERFVDGDLDEARFKGRRVPMGIYSQRGYKSGKERYMVRVRIPGGVVTKEQLKVLNQLSKEYGNAYLHITTRQDIQLHQLKIEDTPEVLFKLLEAGLSPRGGGGNTVRNILNSARAGVNPEEAFDTTPHNLALTEYLIKTRSSFNLPRKYKIAFSSDPKDDSLATLNDLGFIATKKDGQRGFKVYGGGGMGGSSELGIVLEDFVEEDKIFHIAEAIKRFFDEYGDRSNKHRARLRFVRKRLGDKEFVNKYKEYLAEVLAEDLEVEELNSYEELRTGKGEKNDLNVDYLYTEKVEGYYSLELRMENGDISYDELNSLLGLLDNSELSIRTTIKQGLLIRGIKGEDLQGLIEKINQINPNLVVANMGTMPVSCKGASTCKLGLCISPNLSEAIRERLMTLDDKLQSVLPQIYISGCPNVCGQHIIANLGFEGKAKRHNDRLLPYYALFLGGNVEEGNSKYGDAAVDIPAKRIPDFLAELARLLAEDGDYNRVNFNTYLEKGGKTKIVELAEEFIAIPTYEEDSDIYKDWGKTEDFSLAGRGPGECGAGVMDIIKLDIDTAKSNYKKAIKEEDDDELYKAIINSSRALLAVRGIDTDKDRVILAEFKTEFIDKNLVDNHYNETLNAALDYKLGDIDNLFSYQNKINNLIERVEYLFNSLNAKLEFELEEVSSDNNNEDKNILDSEVADLRGVKCPMNFVKAKVALAPLNSGDILDIYLDEGEPIANVPQSLISEGHEVLSKEKREDGSYSLKVKKV from the coding sequence ATGAGTAATCGACCTATTTTTAATATTTCAGCTACGGTGAAAGAAGATACGAATAATTATCCGAATTTAGTTGAACGATTTGTAGATGGTGATTTAGATGAAGCTAGGTTTAAAGGGCGTAGAGTTCCAATGGGAATTTATAGCCAAAGAGGTTATAAATCAGGTAAAGAGAGGTATATGGTAAGAGTTAGAATTCCTGGTGGAGTAGTGACTAAGGAGCAGTTAAAGGTATTAAATCAATTGAGTAAAGAGTATGGGAATGCTTATCTTCATATTACCACTAGACAGGATATACAGCTTCATCAGCTTAAGATTGAGGATACCCCAGAAGTACTATTCAAGCTATTAGAGGCAGGCTTAAGCCCACGAGGTGGTGGAGGTAATACCGTTAGAAATATCTTGAACTCTGCTAGAGCAGGTGTTAACCCTGAGGAAGCTTTTGATACAACACCTCATAACTTAGCGTTAACAGAATATTTAATTAAGACACGTTCTTCTTTTAATTTACCAAGAAAGTATAAGATAGCCTTCTCCTCTGACCCTAAAGATGATTCTTTAGCTACATTAAATGACCTAGGTTTTATAGCTACTAAGAAAGATGGTCAACGAGGCTTTAAAGTATATGGTGGAGGGGGAATGGGAGGCTCCTCAGAATTGGGGATAGTCTTAGAAGACTTCGTAGAAGAGGATAAGATCTTCCATATAGCAGAGGCTATTAAGAGGTTCTTTGATGAATATGGTGATCGTAGTAATAAGCATAGGGCTAGATTACGCTTTGTAAGAAAGAGGCTTGGTGATAAAGAGTTTGTCAATAAATACAAAGAGTACTTAGCTGAAGTATTAGCCGAAGATTTAGAGGTTGAAGAGTTAAATAGTTATGAAGAATTAAGAACAGGTAAGGGAGAAAAAAATGATTTGAATGTAGATTATCTTTATACAGAGAAGGTAGAAGGCTACTATTCTTTAGAGCTGAGAATGGAGAATGGAGATATTAGTTATGATGAGTTGAATTCATTATTAGGTTTATTAGATAATAGTGAGTTATCTATTAGAACTACTATCAAACAAGGATTATTGATTAGAGGTATTAAAGGAGAAGATTTACAAGGGCTAATCGAGAAAATTAATCAAATCAATCCTAATCTAGTAGTGGCTAATATGGGAACAATGCCTGTTTCTTGTAAAGGTGCATCGACTTGTAAATTAGGATTATGTATTTCGCCTAATTTATCAGAGGCTATCAGAGAAAGATTAATGACTTTAGATGACAAGTTACAATCAGTATTACCTCAAATCTATATTAGTGGTTGCCCAAATGTTTGTGGACAGCATATCATTGCTAATCTTGGTTTTGAAGGTAAGGCTAAGCGGCATAATGATAGATTGCTTCCCTACTATGCATTATTCTTAGGAGGAAACGTAGAAGAAGGTAATAGTAAGTATGGAGACGCAGCTGTAGATATTCCTGCTAAGCGTATACCAGATTTTCTAGCAGAATTGGCTAGATTATTGGCTGAAGATGGAGATTATAACCGAGTTAATTTTAATACTTACCTAGAAAAGGGTGGAAAGACTAAGATAGTTGAATTAGCTGAGGAATTTATTGCAATTCCTACTTATGAAGAAGATTCAGATATTTATAAGGATTGGGGTAAAACAGAAGACTTTTCCTTAGCAGGTAGAGGGCCTGGAGAATGTGGAGCAGGTGTAATGGATATTATTAAATTGGATATCGATACTGCTAAATCTAATTATAAGAAAGCGATTAAAGAAGAAGATGATGATGAACTTTATAAAGCTATCATTAATTCATCTAGAGCATTATTGGCTGTAAGAGGTATAGATACAGATAAGGATAGAGTTATTTTAGCAGAATTTAAAACCGAGTTTATTGATAAGAATTTAGTAGATAATCATTATAATGAAACTTTAAATGCTGCATTAGATTATAAATTGGGAGATATTGATAATCTATTCTCTTATCAAAATAAAATAAATAATTTAATTGAAAGAGTAGAGTATTTATTTAATTCCTTAAATGCTAAGTTAGAGTTTGAGCTAGAAGAAGTTTCTAGTGATAATAATAACGAAGATAAGAATATCTTAGATAGCGAGGTGGCAGATTTAAGAGGGGTAAAATGTCCAATGAATTTTGTAAAAGCTAAAGTGGCCCTAGCACCTCTAAATTCAGGAGATATATTAGATATTTATTTAGACGAAGGGGAGCCAATAGCTAATGTTCCCCAGAGTTTAATCTCTGAAGGGCATGAGGTTTTATCTAAAGAGAAGCGAGAAGATGGATCTTATAGTTTAAAGGTAAAGAAGGTATAG
- a CDS encoding M67 family metallopeptidase, whose protein sequence is MIKLPEKLYQQLLEHVRDEFPNEGCGLVAGVIADEEIEVKKVYTMTNLDSSAEHFTMDPKEQFAVVKEVRNKGYDLIGNYHSHPFTPSRPSEEDKRLAYDEEAIYFILSLKDEEPVLKAFSIKEQKKVTQIEIELI, encoded by the coding sequence ATAATTAAATTGCCAGAAAAGTTATATCAGCAATTATTGGAGCATGTTCGGGATGAATTCCCAAATGAGGGTTGTGGTTTAGTGGCTGGAGTGATAGCTGATGAAGAGATTGAGGTTAAGAAAGTATATACTATGACCAATCTAGATTCTTCAGCAGAACACTTTACAATGGATCCAAAAGAGCAGTTTGCAGTAGTCAAAGAAGTTAGAAATAAGGGCTATGATTTAATTGGAAATTATCATTCCCATCCTTTTACCCCTTCTCGTCCATCGGAAGAGGATAAGAGATTGGCTTATGATGAAGAAGCAATTTATTTTATCTTATCATTAAAGGATGAAGAGCCAGTATTAAAGGCTTTTAGTATTAAAGAACAGAAGAAAGTTACTCAAATAGAGATTGAATTAATTTAA
- a CDS encoding HesA/MoeB/ThiF family protein has translation MYDFSEEQLQRYSRHIILQDVGVEGQDKLLNASVLIIGTGGLGTPAAQFLAAAGIGKIGLVDADRVELSNLQRQVLHHTPDVGKLKVESAKEKINAMNPDVEVKTYDYYLTSQNIKEVIREYDFVIDGTDNFPAKFLINDACVMEDKPFSHAGIIKFGGQTTTVVPGGETPCYRCIFPQPPKPGSVPSCKEAGVIGVMGGVIGTIQATEAIKYILKKGELLTGKLLTYDALKMKFRKINLNKRENCGICSDDPEITELIDYEQGVCEL, from the coding sequence ATGTATGATTTTAGTGAAGAACAGTTACAGAGATATTCAAGGCATATTATTTTACAGGATGTTGGTGTAGAAGGGCAAGATAAGTTATTAAATGCTTCAGTCTTGATTATAGGAACTGGAGGGCTTGGAACGCCAGCAGCACAGTTTTTGGCAGCGGCTGGTATTGGTAAGATTGGCTTGGTAGATGCAGATAGAGTAGAGTTATCAAATCTACAGCGTCAAGTTTTACATCATACACCTGATGTAGGTAAGTTAAAGGTAGAATCGGCTAAAGAGAAGATCAATGCGATGAATCCTGATGTAGAGGTTAAAACCTATGATTACTATCTAACCTCCCAAAATATCAAAGAGGTTATTAGAGAATATGATTTTGTAATAGATGGGACAGACAACTTCCCGGCTAAATTTTTAATCAATGATGCTTGTGTAATGGAAGATAAGCCTTTCTCACATGCAGGAATTATTAAGTTTGGAGGTCAGACCACAACTGTAGTTCCAGGAGGCGAGACACCATGTTATAGATGTATCTTTCCTCAACCACCTAAGCCTGGTTCAGTCCCTTCTTGTAAGGAAGCAGGAGTTATAGGAGTTATGGGTGGAGTGATTGGAACTATCCAAGCAACAGAGGCTATTAAGTATATTCTAAAAAAAGGTGAATTATTAACTGGCAAGTTACTGACCTATGATGCATTGAAGATGAAGTTTAGAAAGATTAACTTAAATAAGAGAGAAAACTGTGGGATTTGTAGTGATGACCCAGAAATAACAGAATTAATCGATTATGAGCAAGGGGTTTGTGAATTATGA
- the thiS gene encoding sulfur carrier protein ThiS, whose translation MKIKVNGKEVELKKGLTVSELLLKEDVDMPDMVSVELNGEILERDNFSDKALKSGDKVEFLYFMGGGANV comes from the coding sequence ATGAAGATCAAAGTTAATGGTAAAGAAGTAGAGTTAAAAAAAGGATTAACAGTAAGTGAATTATTGCTAAAAGAAGATGTAGATATGCCAGATATGGTATCAGTAGAGTTGAATGGCGAAATTTTAGAGCGAGATAATTTCTCTGATAAAGCTCTAAAGTCTGGCGATAAGGTAGAGTTTCTATACTTCATGGGTGGTGGAGCAAATGTATGA
- the cysK gene encoding cysteine synthase A translates to MKVVNNITELIGQTPLVKLNRLVPEGAADVYAKLESFNPGGSVKDRIALNMIESAEKEGLLKPGGTIIEPTSGNTGIGLAMVGAAKGYKVILTMPDTMSIERRKILKAFGAEILLTPGEKGMPGAIDKAKELTDANDDYFMPQQFMNAANPEVHRNTTAKEIIEATDGNLDAFVAGVGTGGTVTGTGEVLKEEISDIKIVAVEPTGSPVLSGGNPGPHMIQGIGAGFIPDVLNTDILDEVKQIDNEEAMEMARKLAVEEGILVGISCGAAIAAAIKVAQELGAGKRVVVIAPDTGERYLSTTLFKAE, encoded by the coding sequence ATGAAAGTTGTAAATAATATTACTGAATTGATTGGTCAAACACCGCTTGTTAAATTAAATAGATTAGTGCCTGAAGGTGCTGCAGATGTTTATGCTAAATTGGAATCTTTCAATCCAGGTGGTAGTGTTAAAGATAGAATTGCTCTTAATATGATTGAAAGTGCTGAAAAAGAAGGTTTGTTGAAGCCAGGTGGTACAATTATTGAACCTACTAGTGGGAATACTGGAATTGGCTTAGCAATGGTTGGTGCTGCTAAAGGCTATAAAGTAATTTTAACAATGCCTGATACAATGAGTATTGAAAGAAGAAAGATATTGAAAGCATTTGGAGCAGAAATTTTATTAACTCCTGGAGAAAAAGGGATGCCTGGTGCTATAGATAAGGCTAAGGAATTAACAGATGCTAATGATGATTATTTTATGCCACAGCAGTTTATGAATGCAGCTAACCCAGAGGTACATAGAAACACAACTGCTAAAGAGATTATAGAAGCTACTGATGGTAACTTGGATGCTTTTGTAGCAGGTGTTGGAACTGGTGGAACTGTTACTGGAACTGGAGAAGTCTTAAAAGAAGAAATTTCAGATATTAAGATTGTAGCAGTAGAACCAACTGGATCTCCTGTACTTAGTGGAGGTAATCCTGGACCACATATGATTCAAGGAATTGGAGCAGGTTTTATTCCTGATGTTCTAAATACAGATATCTTAGATGAGGTTAAACAGATTGACAATGAAGAAGCTATGGAGATGGCACGTAAATTAGCTGTAGAAGAAGGAATTCTTGTTGGTATTTCTTGTGGAGCAGCTATAGCAGCAGCTATCAAAGTTGCTCAAGAATTAGGTGCTGGAAAACGGGTTGTAGTTATAGCTCCAGATACTGGAGAGAGATATTTAAGTACTACATTGTTTAAAGCAGAATAG
- a CDS encoding TIGR00341 family protein, producing the protein MQVVHATFASGEGKDAVDLLKNLGVEIEDYKLIESETGDLLIINLLYHNVDILIDKLKDRFDFTNNVHRSLIIFTPDTIIPSNKEKTKKEDYRATRETIVTYAKENSEMSSQLVFLAVVAAIIATLGLILDNTPVIVGAMIIAPVFGPIATMAIGIVLGDLKLLVKGIIVELAIMGIAISIGGIFALIIPNVSMTHALQVRMLPTLPDLLVALAAGGAGAYALITHVKSQQLVGVVIAAALIPVMATIGVGISLANADMIIGALLLLFGNLFALLLAIIIVFYVKGLKPQWWYESTANKLIKKSLIILTLSVIILTLPLSVITYNQMIKEEPEDVVRKIYREHFGDELESRLFSIDVKDKEVDLIIYTPVDTDKHYFQLLANKIKEKLGEDYKVIFEIIPTQRLETPLQSS; encoded by the coding sequence ATGCAAGTTGTTCATGCTACCTTTGCATCAGGCGAAGGAAAAGATGCTGTTGATTTATTGAAAAATTTAGGAGTGGAGATTGAAGATTATAAATTGATTGAGTCTGAGACAGGAGATTTACTTATTATAAATCTTTTGTATCACAATGTTGATATCTTAATAGACAAGTTAAAGGATCGTTTTGATTTTACTAATAATGTACATAGAAGCTTAATAATTTTTACTCCTGACACTATAATCCCAAGCAATAAGGAGAAGACCAAAAAAGAAGATTATCGAGCTACAAGAGAAACTATTGTTACATATGCTAAAGAAAACAGTGAAATGAGTAGTCAATTAGTATTTTTAGCTGTAGTGGCTGCTATAATTGCTACTTTGGGTTTAATACTTGATAATACTCCTGTAATAGTTGGGGCAATGATTATTGCACCTGTATTTGGGCCGATAGCTACTATGGCGATAGGTATTGTATTAGGGGATTTAAAGTTATTGGTAAAAGGAATTATAGTAGAATTAGCGATTATGGGGATTGCTATTAGTATTGGAGGCATATTTGCACTTATAATTCCTAATGTTTCAATGACCCATGCTTTACAAGTTAGAATGTTACCTACTCTACCAGATTTATTAGTAGCGTTAGCAGCTGGGGGAGCGGGAGCTTATGCATTAATTACCCATGTAAAATCCCAACAATTAGTTGGGGTAGTAATAGCTGCTGCCTTAATTCCTGTTATGGCTACTATTGGGGTTGGAATATCTCTGGCTAATGCTGACATGATTATTGGAGCTTTATTGTTGTTATTTGGAAACTTATTTGCATTATTATTAGCTATTATTATAGTCTTTTATGTTAAAGGTTTAAAACCACAATGGTGGTATGAATCTACAGCTAATAAACTGATTAAGAAGAGTTTAATCATTTTGACTCTTTCTGTTATTATATTGACTTTGCCTCTATCAGTGATAACTTATAATCAGATGATTAAAGAAGAGCCAGAAGATGTTGTTCGTAAGATATATCGTGAACATTTTGGTGATGAACTAGAAAGTAGACTTTTTTCTATTGATGTAAAAGATAAGGAAGTAGATTTAATTATTTATACTCCTGTTGATACTGATAAACATTATTTTCAGTTACTAGCTAATAAGATTAAAGAAAAGTTAGGAGAAGATTACAAGGTTATCTTCGAAATTATTCCTACACAAAGGTTAGAGACCCCCTTACAATCTTCTTGA
- a CDS encoding YerC/YecD family TrpR-related protein produces the protein MNSKLKDKFTDQLFDAILLLKDKGECYKFFEDICTVSELKALAQRLEVAKMLNDGYTYDEIAEHTGASTATISRVKRCLNYGADGYEVILERMKDNN, from the coding sequence TTGAATTCTAAATTAAAAGATAAATTTACAGATCAATTATTTGATGCTATTTTATTATTAAAGGATAAAGGTGAATGTTATAAATTTTTTGAGGATATATGCACAGTAAGTGAATTAAAAGCTTTAGCTCAAAGATTAGAGGTTGCTAAAATGTTAAATGATGGATATACTTATGATGAAATTGCTGAACATACTGGTGCTAGTACAGCTACAATTAGTAGAGTAAAACGATGTTTGAATTATGGAGCAGATGGATATGAAGTAATCTTGGAGCGGATGAAAGATAATAACTAA
- a CDS encoding NCS2 family permease encodes MTALLEKVFLLKENNTNVKTEIFAGITTFMTMAYIIFVNPNIVSATGMPVEALMIATAMSAAFGTLCMAFFSNYPFALAPGMGINAYFTYTVVLKMGLSWQQALGTVFVSGIIFVILSVTKVRETIINSMPKNLKLAISAGMGLFIALLGMENAGIVVNSQAILVDLGDLTAPATLLALVGIIITIVLMARKIHGAILLGILATTVIGIPFGIVEMPETIIKVPSFSTWEPIFFKADIMGVLNLGILPVIFSFLFVDIFDTAGALIGVSQQAGFLDKDGNLPKVNRALLSDSMGTIAGALMGTPTVTTYVESATGVAEGGRTGLTGVTVALCFVLSIFFAPVVAIVPAAATAPALIIVGSLMMKNAMHIDWDKVTEAIPAFITLIAIPFTYSITNGISLGFIIYPIVKYLHGEGEDVHWIISLFGFLFVLKYIYM; translated from the coding sequence ATGACTGCTTTATTAGAAAAAGTATTCTTACTAAAAGAAAATAATACTAATGTAAAAACTGAAATTTTTGCAGGGATTACCACTTTTATGACTATGGCTTATATTATTTTCGTTAACCCAAATATAGTCTCAGCAACAGGGATGCCAGTTGAAGCCTTAATGATTGCCACAGCTATGTCAGCAGCTTTTGGTACTTTATGTATGGCCTTCTTTTCCAATTATCCTTTTGCTTTAGCTCCAGGAATGGGGATTAATGCTTATTTCACTTATACAGTAGTATTAAAGATGGGGCTTAGTTGGCAGCAAGCCTTAGGGACTGTTTTTGTATCAGGGATTATCTTTGTTATATTAAGTGTAACTAAGGTAAGGGAGACAATTATTAATTCTATGCCTAAGAATCTAAAGTTAGCGATTAGTGCAGGAATGGGGTTATTTATTGCATTATTAGGCATGGAAAATGCCGGTATTGTAGTTAATAGTCAGGCTATCTTAGTTGATTTAGGAGATTTAACTGCTCCAGCTACATTATTAGCTTTAGTTGGAATTATAATTACAATTGTATTAATGGCTCGTAAGATTCATGGAGCTATTTTACTTGGAATTTTAGCTACTACAGTAATTGGAATTCCCTTTGGAATTGTAGAAATGCCAGAAACTATTATTAAAGTTCCTTCTTTTTCAACATGGGAACCGATCTTTTTTAAAGCAGATATTATGGGAGTATTAAATCTAGGAATTTTACCAGTTATATTCTCCTTCTTATTCGTAGATATATTTGATACAGCAGGTGCATTGATTGGAGTAAGTCAACAAGCAGGATTCTTAGATAAAGATGGAAATTTGCCTAAGGTTAATCGTGCTTTGCTATCAGACTCGATGGGAACAATTGCAGGAGCTTTAATGGGTACACCAACGGTTACTACTTATGTGGAGTCTGCTACTGGGGTAGCTGAGGGAGGAAGAACTGGCTTAACAGGAGTAACAGTTGCTCTTTGTTTTGTACTATCAATTTTCTTTGCACCAGTAGTGGCCATTGTACCAGCAGCAGCAACGGCACCAGCATTAATTATTGTTGGTTCCTTGATGATGAAGAATGCTATGCATATAGACTGGGATAAGGTAACAGAAGCTATTCCAGCCTTTATTACTCTTATTGCAATACCTTTCACTTATTCAATTACTAATGGTATTTCTTTAGGGTTTATTATTTATCCGATTGTAAAATATCTACATGGTGAAGGTGAAGATGTACATTGGATTATTAGTTTATTTGGTTTCTTATTTGTCCTAAAGTATATTTATATGTAA
- the pgl gene encoding 6-phosphogluconolactonase, with product MKTIVDRRADLEKRASKEIINNIEKLLEDQDYINLGIVGGSSVSGIFNHLKDSKLAWDKVHIFMVDERLVPLDSDESNFKLAKESFLDKLIESGKLTEENLHPFIYDSSQKNYGLNKYRKELDKYGGKMDIVILSAGEDGHTASLFPKHQSIKEDFDSYILVDNSPKPPVRRISASKNLILKSRISFLLFFGQKKADAYKSFLDKDISIEECPVKLVKDIDESYIFTDILLD from the coding sequence ATGAAAACTATAGTAGATAGAAGAGCAGATTTAGAAAAAAGAGCGTCTAAAGAGATTATTAATAATATTGAAAAATTATTAGAAGATCAAGATTATATCAATTTAGGTATTGTTGGTGGGAGTTCAGTTTCTGGTATTTTTAATCATCTAAAGGATTCTAAGCTTGCTTGGGATAAGGTTCATATCTTTATGGTAGATGAACGACTAGTTCCATTAGATAGTGATGAAAGTAATTTTAAGCTTGCTAAAGAATCATTTTTAGATAAATTAATTGAAAGCGGAAAATTAACTGAGGAGAACTTGCATCCATTTATATATGATTCTAGTCAAAAGAATTATGGCTTAAATAAGTACAGGAAAGAGTTAGATAAATATGGTGGCAAAATGGATATCGTAATATTGAGTGCAGGAGAAGATGGACATACTGCTTCACTTTTTCCAAAGCATCAATCGATTAAAGAGGATTTTGATTCATATATTTTAGTAGATAATTCTCCTAAACCTCCTGTAAGAAGAATAAGCGCCTCCAAAAATTTAATTTTAAAATCTAGAATTTCTTTTCTTCTCTTTTTTGGTCAGAAGAAGGCTGATGCTTATAAAAGTTTCTTAGACAAAGACATTTCTATTGAAGAATGTCCAGTAAAACTTGTAAAAGATATAGATGAATCGTATATTTTTACAGATATATTGTTAGATTGA